The uncultured Bacteroides sp. genomic sequence TGTAGATAACTGGGATGGACAGGCTGTTTACTCATCAGCTGATATGGAAAACTGGAAACGTCAGGAGCATAACATCCTTCGTGAAGCGGGAAAGGGAACAGATGATGGAACCAATGGTTTGCATGCCGATGTTGTAGTGAATAATGGGAATGCTTATATTTTCTACTTTACTCATCCTGGAAGAATTGCATCTTCGGCCGGTAAATCAGATAATTATGAGACCAGACGCAGTTCCGTTCAGGTAGGGAAACTGGAATATGAAAATGGAGAAATTAAGTGTGACAGAGATAAACCTGTTTACATCAATCTAAGATAATTAAATTTAAAAAGAAAAACACAATGAAAAGAGAAGCTTTTAAAATGTACCTGAAACCAGGTTTTGAAAAAGAGTATGAAAAAAGACATGCTGCTATATGGCCAGAATTAAAGAAATTGCTCGAAGAAAGTGGCGTTTCAGATTATTCAATCTTTTGGGATAAAGAAACCAATATACTTTTTGCTGTTCAGAAAACAGATGGTAATGGTTCTCAGGATCTTGGAGATAATCCGATTGTTCAGAAATGGTGGGCTTATATGGCAGACATCATGGACACAAACCCGGATAATTCTCCGATTTCAATCCCAATGCCAGAGGTCTTCCACATGGATTAAATTCCTGCTATATTATAAAGAATGCCTGATGAAAATGTTCATCAGGCATTCTTTTTTTTAAAAAGGTTTATATCGCAAAGCAATTAAAACGAAAAATTGTATACTTTTGCTCAGTAATATAATCTTAATGTTTCTGACATGAAAAGACACATCCTACTTTTTCTTCTATTTTTCTATACAATTTTAGGCTCTTTTGCGTCAATAGAAATACGCTCTAAACAGATTAATACAAGCAATGGACTTGCTAATAATTCTGTTCGCTATATTTTACAGGATAGTAAAGGCTTCATGTGGCTGGGTACTCTTAATGGATTATGTCGTTATGATGGAAATTCATTTATTACTTTCAAACCTCAGTTTGGCAATAACCTTTCATTAGCCGACCATCGTATTTATGACCTGGAGGAAGATAAGAATGGCTTTTTGTGGGTAAATACTTCAGCCGAATTATATAGCTGCTATGATTTAAAGCATGATCGCTTCGTTGATTTTACAGGAAATGCTGAACTGAGAAATAATTATTCTAAAAAGATTATAGCTAAAAACGGAAATGTCTGGCTATGGAATTCAGGAAACGGATGCCGTCAGGTTAAATATGAGGATGGCAGTTTCTCTTCTGTGAATTATACAAAGAAAAATAGAACTTTATCCAGTGATCTTGTTGTATTTGTGTCTGAAGATTCGAAAGGAATAATCTGGGTTGGAACCCAGCACGGGCTTACCCGGATTTTCAATGGTACTAGTAGCATTGTAGATAATCAGAGGAATTTCTTTAAATCGGTTTTTTATAATGGACAAACATATTTTGTCACTAATCAGAATGAAGTCTTTTGGTATAATCCGGTTGCTCATAAGTTGCAAATTATGGCTTCATTGCCTGGCATGGTTCAGAGAGCCACACCTACAGGCTGTCTTCTTCTGAAAGATGAATGGGTTATCTTTACTGATCAAGGTACTTATATCTATAATTTTCGTTCAAAATCATTGATTAAAGATAACAGCTTGTTTCATGAAGCAATACTTTCCGGGTCCACCATTACTGACAATAAAGGAGATTGCTGGATATTTAATCATACCGGGAAGTTGTGGTATATTAATGTTAGGACAAAGAAAACAAAAAGTTTTCAGCTTATTCCTTCAGATAAAATTAGTTACATAGACAATGAGAGATATCATATAGTACACGATTCCAGAAACATTATCTGGATCTCAACTTATGGTAACGGATTGTTTGCTTATGATATTGCCAAAGATGAGTTGGAACATTATACTTCAAATATCAATGGATTTAGTCATATTAGCTCAGATTACCTTCAATTTGTGACCGAAGATAAATCAGGTGAGATATGGGTTTGTTCTGAATTTGCAGGAATCTCAAAAATTACAGTCTTAAATGAGAGTAGCAGTCGTATTTATCCTGAAGACAAATCATTATCCGACCGTTCAAATACGGTTAGAATGATTTCAAAAATGGCAAACGGAGATATTTGGATAGGTACAAGAAAAGGTTGTGTTTATGTATATGACTCTGAGTTGAATAAGAAGCCTGTAAAATATGATTTTCATTCTAATATCTATGCTGCTGTAGAAGACGATAAGGGGAAGGTATGGATAGGGAGCCGTGGTGATGGCCTTTGCATAGATAATGTGTGGTATAAGAATGATCTCAAGGATCCAAATTCTATTTCAGAAAATAACGTGTTTTCTATTCTTAGAGATAGTAAAAACAGAATGTGGATAGCTACATTTGGAAGTGGTATTGGAGGTGGTCTTGATTTGGCTGTTTTTAAAAATGGGAAATATATTTTCAAACACTTCTTTAATAAATCTTACGGTCAAAAGCAGGTAAGAGTACTTCTGCAAGATAAAAATGGAATGATATGGATTGGAACCAGTGATGGTGTCTATGTCTTTAATCCCGATTTGCTGATAAAGAATCCGAAAAACTATTATGTGTTCAATTATAATAATGGTAAATTGAAAAGTAATGAGATACGTGCCATCATGCAAGATAAAAATGGCCGTATATGGATTGGAACATCCGGTGCCGGATTTAGTTCTTGTGAACTGAAAAAGGATTATTCTACAATAACATTTCAGCATTACAACATTCAGAATGGATTGGTAAACGATGTGGTTCAATCTATCAATGAAGATAAATCGGGCAATCTATGGATTGCTACAGAATATGGTATGTCCAAGTTCTACCCAAAGACAAAGATATTCGAAAACTATTTCTTTTCAAGTTATGCATTAGGTAATGTATATAGTGAAAACAGTACAAGTAAATGTAAAGATGGAAAATTGATTTTTGGTACAAACTATGGATTAATAATGTTTGATTCCAAGAAAGTAAAAAGATCTTTTTTCTCTTCGCCGGCTGTCTTTACAAGTCTTAAAATTAATGGCATCAATGTTAGCCCCGAAGATCCTGACTCACCATTGGAACAGTCTATCTCTTATTCAGATAAGATAACGTTAAAGCACTCTCAGAATTCTTTTGTACTCGATTTCTCTTCATTTAATTTTTATGAATCAGAGTTGACAAAGTATTCCTATAAACTGGAAAATTATGATAAAGAGTGGAGTGTACCAACATCTTTAAACTTTGCAGCATACAAAAACCTTCCTTCGGGAGAATACCTTTTAAAGGTAAGAGTTTGCAACGGTTCCGGTGTTTGGGATTATCGTGTAACAGCGTTGAAGATTGTTGTTAAGCCTCCGTTCTGGTTAACTATCTGGGCATTTATGATTTATGCACTTGTTCTTGGTGTAACACTCTATTTTGCATTTAAGATTACCCGCGACTTTACTAGACTTCATAATAAGATACAGGTTGAAAAACAACTAACAGATTATAAACTGGTTTTCTTTACCAACATATCTCACGAGTTTCGTACCCCATTGACTCTTATTAAGGGAGCCCTTGAACGAATTCAGCGTATTGATAATGCTCCTAAAGAATTTGTTCATCCATTGCAAACAATGGAAAAAAGCACCAATCGAATGATTCGGTTAATTGATCAGTTGCTTGAATTCAGGAAAATGCAAAATAATAAATTAGCTCTTTCTCTTGAAAAAACAGATGTGATTGCTTTTATATATGAAATCTTTTTGAGTTTTAGTGACACTTCGGAATCCAAGGATATAGATTTCCAGTTCACTCCTTCAATAAATTCTTATAAAGCATTTATTGATAAGGGAAAATTGGATAAGATTGTTTATAACTTACTTTCAAATGCCTTTAAGTATACGCCATCAAGCGGAAAAGTAAGCTTGATTGTGAATGTAGATGCAGAAAAGGATGTGCTTCTTATTCAGGTAAAAGATACCGGAGTAGGTATTCCGAAAGAGAAACGTGAGGAATTGTTTAAACGCTTCATGCAAAGTAATTTTTCAGGCAATAGCGTAGGTATAGGACTTCATTTGGTTAATGAGTTAGTAGGTGTGCATAAAGGGAAAATATGGTACAATGAAAATGAAGGCGGTGGATCTGTATTCAGTGTTTCTTTGCCTCTGGATGAAAGCGTTTATGGTGAGAAAGACTTCCTGATACCTAATAATATATTAATGAAAGAAGAACAGTCCATGAATAATATAAAAATGACTGTTCCTGAATCTCAGGAGATGGAAGATGTTGTACCTTTGAACAATTACAAAATTCTGATTATTGAAGATGATAATGATGTGCGTCAATTCCTTAAGGAAGAGATTGGTGTCTATTTTGAAGTTAGAACAGCCGAGGATGGCCTCGACGGGCTTGAGAAGATAAAAGATTATGATGCAGATTTGATAGTCTGTGATGTGCTGATGCCAGGAATGAATGGTTACGAGGTAACCAGAAAGTTGAAAGATGATTTCCAGACTAGTCACATTCCTGTTATTCTGCTTACTGCCTTAGGTACTACGGAAAACCATTTAGAAGGAATTGAAAGTGGAGCTGATGCGTATATAACTAAACCTTTTAGTGTTAAACTACTCTTGGCACGTATCATTAAGTTAATTGAACAACGTGAAAAACTAAGAACAAAGTTCTCTAGCGAGCCAGGTATAAACCGTCCTGCTATTTGTTCTACCGACAAAGATAAAGGATTCATAGATAAATTACATGAGATTCTTGAGACCGAAATTGCTAATGCTGAGTTTTCTGTTGACGACTTTGCTGCTCAGATGGGATTGGGACGAACTGTATTTTATAAGAAGGTAAAAGGTGTAAC encodes the following:
- the rhaM gene encoding L-rhamnose mutarotase, whose translation is MKREAFKMYLKPGFEKEYEKRHAAIWPELKKLLEESGVSDYSIFWDKETNILFAVQKTDGNGSQDLGDNPIVQKWWAYMADIMDTNPDNSPISIPMPEVFHMD
- a CDS encoding two-component regulator propeller domain-containing protein, whose product is MKRHILLFLLFFYTILGSFASIEIRSKQINTSNGLANNSVRYILQDSKGFMWLGTLNGLCRYDGNSFITFKPQFGNNLSLADHRIYDLEEDKNGFLWVNTSAELYSCYDLKHDRFVDFTGNAELRNNYSKKIIAKNGNVWLWNSGNGCRQVKYEDGSFSSVNYTKKNRTLSSDLVVFVSEDSKGIIWVGTQHGLTRIFNGTSSIVDNQRNFFKSVFYNGQTYFVTNQNEVFWYNPVAHKLQIMASLPGMVQRATPTGCLLLKDEWVIFTDQGTYIYNFRSKSLIKDNSLFHEAILSGSTITDNKGDCWIFNHTGKLWYINVRTKKTKSFQLIPSDKISYIDNERYHIVHDSRNIIWISTYGNGLFAYDIAKDELEHYTSNINGFSHISSDYLQFVTEDKSGEIWVCSEFAGISKITVLNESSSRIYPEDKSLSDRSNTVRMISKMANGDIWIGTRKGCVYVYDSELNKKPVKYDFHSNIYAAVEDDKGKVWIGSRGDGLCIDNVWYKNDLKDPNSISENNVFSILRDSKNRMWIATFGSGIGGGLDLAVFKNGKYIFKHFFNKSYGQKQVRVLLQDKNGMIWIGTSDGVYVFNPDLLIKNPKNYYVFNYNNGKLKSNEIRAIMQDKNGRIWIGTSGAGFSSCELKKDYSTITFQHYNIQNGLVNDVVQSINEDKSGNLWIATEYGMSKFYPKTKIFENYFFSSYALGNVYSENSTSKCKDGKLIFGTNYGLIMFDSKKVKRSFFSSPAVFTSLKINGINVSPEDPDSPLEQSISYSDKITLKHSQNSFVLDFSSFNFYESELTKYSYKLENYDKEWSVPTSLNFAAYKNLPSGEYLLKVRVCNGSGVWDYRVTALKIVVKPPFWLTIWAFMIYALVLGVTLYFAFKITRDFTRLHNKIQVEKQLTDYKLVFFTNISHEFRTPLTLIKGALERIQRIDNAPKEFVHPLQTMEKSTNRMIRLIDQLLEFRKMQNNKLALSLEKTDVIAFIYEIFLSFSDTSESKDIDFQFTPSINSYKAFIDKGKLDKIVYNLLSNAFKYTPSSGKVSLIVNVDAEKDVLLIQVKDTGVGIPKEKREELFKRFMQSNFSGNSVGIGLHLVNELVGVHKGKIWYNENEGGGSVFSVSLPLDESVYGEKDFLIPNNILMKEEQSMNNIKMTVPESQEMEDVVPLNNYKILIIEDDNDVRQFLKEEIGVYFEVRTAEDGLDGLEKIKDYDADLIVCDVLMPGMNGYEVTRKLKDDFQTSHIPVILLTALGTTENHLEGIESGADAYITKPFSVKLLLARIIKLIEQREKLRTKFSSEPGINRPAICSTDKDKGFIDKLHEILETEIANAEFSVDDFAAQMGLGRTVFYKKVKGVTGHSPNEYLRIIRMKKAAELLLSTSLTVSEVSYKVGINDPFYFSKCFKSQFGVAPSVYQKQDEIKK